In one window of Megalops cyprinoides isolate fMegCyp1 chromosome 24, fMegCyp1.pri, whole genome shotgun sequence DNA:
- the LOC118771550 gene encoding high-affinity choline transporter 1-like, translated as MALNVPGLIAVAVFYSIILATGIWASRKSKQEERRTTGSGTEAALIAGRNINLFVGIFTMTATWVGGGYILGTAAAVYNPTKGLVWALMPIDYILNFVLAGVFFAKPMRAKKYVTMMDPFQLKYGSTLSCVFLIPALIGDVLWVACIMASLGGTMSVILDLSAVYSICISAAVAILYTLLGGMFSVAYTDVIQLVFIFFSLWLCVPFLMLNPASTDITVTAFNGTLQAPWVGTVEPGNVGLWIDDILVLSLGGLAYQAMHQRILSAASSRDAQVICFAAAGFSSVMGIPSVLIGAVAASTDWNMTSYGSPSPYDRGEAGKILPIALQYLTPPAISIMGIGAVAAAVMSSMDSALLSSASLFTNNIYKTLIRKQASDREVQWVIKATVLVVGLAGMGLAFLGNSVLAFWVVSTDLLYTVILPQLVCVLFFPVSNGYGAAAGFTLGTLLRLLIGEPLLRLPPAIRFPDCRLIDGVYVQHFPCRTFIMLVSLCIIVSVSYVVSLLFDKGLLPKRWDVLQVKTHEAPNDSSDKKGNAGDECPAPSDRLLETNC; from the exons ATGGCTCTGAACGTCCCTGGGCTGAtagctgtggctgtgttttacAGCATCATCCTGGCCACAGGAATATGGGCGTCTCGAAAGTCCAagcaagaggagaggagaaccACGGGGAGCGGGACGGAAGCCGCCCTGATCGCCGGCCGAAACATAAACTTGTTTGTGGGGATTTTTACAATGACCG ctACCTGGGTCGGGGGAGGCTACATCCTCGGGACAGCTGCCGCTGTGTACAATCCTACAAAGGGCTTGGTTTGGGCTTTAATGCCCATTGATTATATACTTAATTTTGTTCTCG CTGGTGTTTTCTTTGCAAAGCCAATGAGAGCAAAGAAATATGTGACGATGATGGACCCCTTCCAGCTGAAATATGGGAGcactctgagctgtgtgttCCTGATCCCTGCTCTGATTGGTGATGTACTCTGGGTGGCGTGTATCATGGCAAGTTTAG GAGGAACCATGAGTGTGATTCTGGATCTCTCAGCTGTCTACTCGATCTGCATCTCAGCTGCTGTGGCAATACTCTATACACTTCTTGGTGGCATGTTCTCTGTGGCCTACACTGACGTCATACAACtggttttcatcttttttagCTTG TGGCTGTGTGTTCCGTTCCTGATGCTGAATCCGGCCTCCACAGACATCACTGTCACTGCTTTTAACGGGACTCTTCAAGCCCCTTGGGTGGGGACCGTGGAGCCAGGAAATGTGGGGCTGTGGATAGATGATATTTTGGTTTTG AGTCTAGGGGGCCTGGCTTATCAAGCCATGCACCAAAGGATTCTGTCAGCAGCATCATCCCGGGATGCCCAGGTCATCTGTTTTGCTGCGGCGGGTTTTTCCTCTGTCATGGGCATACCCTCAGTCCTTATTGGGGCGGTGGCTGCATCAACAG ATTGGAACATGACCAGCTATGGTTCTCCATCTCCTTATGACCGTGGTGAAGCTGGGAAGATTCTCCCCATCGCTCTGCAGTACCTCACTCCTCCCGCCATCTCCATCATGGGAATAGGGGCGGTTGCcgcagcagtgatgtcatccatgGACTccgccctcctctcctctgcctccttaTTCACCAATAACATCTACAAGACTTTGATTAGAAAGCAG GCTTCAGACAGAGAAGTGCAGTGGGTGATCAAGGCCACAGTGCTGGTGGTCGGGCTGGCAGGGATGGGGCTGGCCTTCTTAGGCAACAGCGTGCTGGCCTTCTGGGTGGTGAGCACGGACCTGCTGTACACCGTGATCCTGCCCCAGCTGGTCTGCGTCCTGTTCTTCCCCGTCTCCAACGGCTACGGCGCGGCGGCGGGCTTCACCCTGGGGACGCTTCTGAGGCTGCTGATCGGGGAGCCCTTGCTCCGCCTCCCCCCCGCCATCCGATTCCCCGACTGCAGGCTCATCGACGGCGTCTACGTCCAGCACTTCCCCTGCCGCACCTTCATCATGCTCGTGTCCCTGTGCATCATCGTATCCGTGTCCTACGTAGTGTCACTGCTGTTCGATAAAGGACTGTTGCCAAAGAGGTGGGATGTACTGCAGGTCAAGACACATGAGGCACCCAACGACAGTTCAGATAAAAAAGGGAACGCTGGTGATGAATGCCCTGCACCTTCAGATCGTCTGCTCGAGACAAACTGTTAG